From Aspergillus chevalieri M1 DNA, chromosome 4, nearly complete sequence, a single genomic window includes:
- a CDS encoding uncharacterized protein (COG:S;~EggNog:ENOG410PJZV;~TransMembrane:1 (o434-460i)), translating into MTSEFRRSFKLKAKRQFKPHSKQHHFGSKSKISIAHLTASGIWSKHNRALSWYNSWLALQFVNLPSDLFGIFPPPKENCDEENESEDYWQPFVSTFLRIEDLITSSDSITIDQIIALLKDEGLLRADGTEGDNDERNYHYARYFVFCVLGWQTMLFTPTPKGSSNGILGAETPQLAIDETDGCCGYTHMSLQQDRRGCSNEPLSEFLMGFGVLLPSKSLCLDEDPNIQHAFHKQTEVHARTFNAYSLSAVAGLRIKWVDALACHLEFNSTTKEISLFRFPSFCQSLLLEYTKGRRRNVIHACATTSSSRSYWATEEEVNQLLVEILLSYRLLFGQTRKSRSLFRSSLNPFIKNHFVKKVAYDVNVRDPILSALCGTKDSFDSILSGLVEKDLYHLPRDFPILRYRISVLQRYLSITTPRTWLQLWRDNRDSAGWLTFWAVIAFGVFGSVMAFLQVVLQFVQIIQQ; encoded by the exons ATGACGAGTGAATTTAGAAGAAGCTTTAAACTGAAGGCAAAGCGGCAATTCAAGCCTC ACAGCAAACAGCACCATTTTGGCAGCAAATCGAAAATATCGATCGCACATCTGACGGCATCAGGAATCTGGAGTAAACATAACCGAGCGCTCAGCTGGTATAATTCATGGCTCGCATTGCAGTTCGTGAATTTGCCGAGTGATCTATTCGGCATCTTCCCTCCACCAAAGGAAAATTGCgatgaagaaaatgaatCGGAAGACTATTGGCAACCGTTCGTCTCTACATTTCTCAGAATAGAGGACCTCATCACATCGTCCGACTCCATCACGATTGATCAGATTATAGCCTTGCTGAAAGATGAGGGTCTTTTAAGGGCAGATGGAACAGAGGGTGATAATGATGAGCGCAATTATCACTATGCCCGGTACTTCGTCTTCTGCGTCCTGGGCTGGCAGACTATGCTTTTCACTCCGACCCCCAAGGGAAGCAGCAATGGTATCCTAGGAGCAGAGACACCGCAGCTCGCAATCGATGAGACGGATGGATGCTGCggatacacccacatgtcgCTACAACAGGATCGCCGCGGCTGTTCCAACGAGCCACTAAGCGAATTTCTAATGGGATTCGGTGTCCTACTCCCCTCCAAAAGCCTCTGTCTTGACGAGGATCCCAATATCCAGCATGCATTCCACAAGCAGACAGAAGTGCACGCGAGGACATTCAATGCGTACTCGTTAAGCGCCGTAGCGGGGCTTCGAATCAAATGGGTGGATGCGCTCGCGTGCCATCTGGAATTCAATTCGACAACGAAAGAAATTTCGCTCTTCCGGTTTCCTTCGTTTTGTCAGTCGTTGCTTCTTGAGTATACGAAGGGTCGTCGGAGGAATGTTATTCATGCTTGTGCAACGACAAGTAGTTCGCGCTCTTACTGGGCTACCGAGGAAGAGGTTAATCAGCTGCTTGTTGAGATACTGCTTTCTTATCGTCTTCTCTTTGGGCAGACGAGGAAGTCGAGAAGCCTTTTCCGTTCGTCCTTAAATCCTTTTATCAAGAATCACTTTGTCAAGAAGGTTGCTTATGATGTGAACGTACGGGATCCGATATTGTCGGCATTATGTGGAACGAAAGATTCTTTTGATAGTATCCTCAGTGGCCTTGTGGAAAAGGATTTATATCATCTTCCGCGCGACTTTCCTATCCTTCGATACCGCATATCAGTCTTGCAGAGATATCTCTCTATCACGACGCCTCGTACATGGCTGCAGCTATGGCGAGACA